A stretch of Brassica napus cultivar Da-Ae chromosome C6, Da-Ae, whole genome shotgun sequence DNA encodes these proteins:
- the LOC106363268 gene encoding uncharacterized protein LOC106363268, which produces MVYLKVSAQKGKDHFGKVGKLAVRFISPFRIIGRVGEVAYKLELPEDMNLHPVFHVSMLRKHINDPNSIEPERIAELRQDLSYPEGPIRIGERRMRRLKNQGIPQIQVFWGRQNRMVVTWEDEERFRQNYPEFFEDEAGTSAAL; this is translated from the coding sequence ATGGTGTATCTCAAGGTATCAGCACAAAAAGGAAAGGATCATTTCGGTAAAGTCGGGAAGTTAGCAGTACGTTTCATTAGTCCATTCCGGATCATTGGAAGAGTCGGAGAAGTAGCTTACAAGTTGGAACTACCGGAAGACATGAACCTACATCCAGTGTTCCATGTGTCTATGCTGAGGAAGCATATCAATGACCCTAATTCGATCGAACCGGAAAGGATTGCAGAGTTGAGACAAGATCTTTCCTACCCGGAGGGGCCGATCAGAATTGGAGAGCGACgtatgagaagattgaagaatcAGGGAATTCCTCAAATCCAAGTATTTTGGGGAAGACAAAACCGCATGGTGGTAACATGGGAAGACGAAGAGAGGTTTCGGCAGAACTATCCAGAGTTCTTTGAAGATGAAGCAGGGACGTCAGCAGCTCTATAG
- the LOC106363270 gene encoding uncharacterized protein LOC106363270: MVTFNDIGEHVGPGSVTLSSFLGPLVREHVPVTLADWRKLDAATKATMWEEIQGRFNLQEEWQKAVIFKQLGNVWRAGKSRLVSQVRVAKTAAERIALKPSNIPSLQLWNTWVKSKTTKSFTETSNKYRAMRRNQIPHTTSRKGMLRLADDMVKE; encoded by the exons ATGGTCACATTCAATGACATTGGTGAGCATGTTGGACCTGGTTCAGTAACCCTATCGTCGTTTCTTGGTCCTCTTGTGAGGGAACATGTTCCGGTTACACTTGCCGATTGGAGAAAACTTGATGCAGCGACTAAAGCAACAATGTGGGAAGAAATTcag GGGAGGTTTAACTTGCAAGAAGAGTGGCAGAAAGCTGTTATTTTCAAGCAGCTGGGAAATGTGTGGAGGGCTGGGAAGTCAAGGCTGGTGTCACAAGTACGTGTGGCGAAGACTGCAGCTGAGAGAATAGCTTTAAAACCGAGCAACATCCCATCCCTTCAACTGTGGAACACTTGGGTTAAGAGTAAGACTACCAAATCTTTCACA GAAACGAGTAACAAGTACAGAGCGATGAGAAGAAATCAGATTCCTCACACCACCAGCCGCAAAGGAATGCTTCGTTTAGCTGATGATATGGTAAAAGAGTAG
- the LOC106363271 gene encoding uncharacterized protein LOC106363271 has product MVNNIPLGPNAVSVEVVKVFNDQAYLWRPTADMFLIGDALSEKIAWPVLKVEVMPTPATEVTPTKCAGKKIASPSKPAKKKAVSPGSTSSTRSPKQKCTLLDCNNSGRKVAEGRVASTDPNELCHFVPLGPNASKVWIDVAKIGDAKVWRPNSEIEYISDAMGSVVAWPNDKIKFV; this is encoded by the exons ATGGTTAACAACATACCTCTGGGTCCCAATGCTGTTAGTGTCGAAGTAGTGAAGGTGTTCAATGATCAAGCATATTTGTGGAGGCCAACCGCTGATATGTTCTTGATTGGTGATGCACTTAGCGAGAAAATAGCATGGCCAGTCCTAAAGGTTGAAGTCATGCCTACACCTGCTACAGAAGTAACACCAACTAAATGTGCAGGGAAGAAAATAGCATCACCTTCGAAGCCAGCCAAGAAAAAAGCAGTG AGTCCAGGCAGCACTAGTTCGACCAGAAGTCCGAAGCAGAAGTGCACTCTCTTGGATTGCAACAACTCTGGACGTAAGGTAGCTGAAGGAAGGGTAGCTTCAACGGATCCGAATGAGTTGTGCCACTTTGTACCCCTAGGTCCAAATGCAAGCAAGGTGTGGATTGATGTGGCTAAGATCGGTGATGCAAAAGTCTGGAGGCCAAATTCAGAGATTGAATACATATCTGATGCAATGGGTTCGGTTGTGGCATGGCCAAATGACAAAATCAAGTTTGTCTAA
- the LOC106363272 gene encoding uncharacterized protein LOC106363272 produces the protein MDKSWIWLPRNSHEYSEGATNFVNSSAKRLGSLSEMLCPCRDCRNLSHQSLDKIVEHLVIRGMDKKYKSSRWSIHGEKRDSAEDSVLQYETEAFDLFKTIFSMDEGGPNPTTDNEDDEAPEEIEFKKKLRDAQTPLYSDCLKHTKVSAIMGLYRFKVKSGVSENYFDQLLVLLEDLLPEDNVLPKSLAAIKKFLKIFGFGYDSIHACKNDCILYRKEYENLESCPRCKVSRWEMDKHSNELKVGIPAKVLRYFPIKDRFRRMFRSQRMAEDLRWHYTNATEDGTMRHPVDSISWAQVNAKWPDFAADPRNLRLGISTDGMNPFSMQSTNHSTWPVLLVNYNTPPTMCMKAENIMLTLLIPGPTAPGNNIDVYLAPLIDDLKDLWAEGIEVYDSFAKENFNLRALLLWSISDYPALGTLSGCKVKGKQACNVCGKDTPARWLKFSRKFVYMSNRRRLPPGHRYRYKKAWFDNTVEEGNANRIQTGAEIYETLQAFTNDFGRPLEKEKKRKRLELEDDERLQEEECEESNELWRWKKRSIFFDLPYWKELPVRHNIDVMHVEKNVSDAILSLLMQSAKSKDGLKARKDLEDIGIRKHLHTEVRGKKTYLPPAAYWLSKREKTIFCQRLAKFRGPDGYCGNIANSVSVNPPNIGSLKSHDHHVLVQNLLPAALRGLLHRGPRIAINRLCSYFNRLCQRIIDPEKLISMETEFVETMCQLERFFPPALFDIMFHLPLHLSREARLGGPVHFRWMYPFERYMKTLKAFVKNYARPEACMAEAYLAGECVAFCLEFLKESVPVQEAVNRNEDVEADRMVVEGRPLQKGIEVTLSDKDRDIAHRYVLMNMASLDPFLE, from the exons ATGGATAAGTCGTGGATTTGGCTTCCAAG GAATAGCCACGAGTATTCAGAAGGAGCAACTAATTTTGTGAATTCGTCCGCAAAAAGATTGGGAAGTCTGTCTGAAATGCTATGCCCTTGTAGAGACTGCCGCAATCTGAGCCATCAGTCACTGGATAAAATTGTGGAGCATTTGGTGATTAGGGGTATGGATAAGAAGTATAAGAGTTCTCGTTGGAGTATTCATGGAGAAAAAAGAGATTCTGCAGAAGACagtgttcttcaatatgaaacAGAGGCGTTTGATTTGTTTAAGACAATATTCTCCATGGACGAAGGTGGTCCAAACCCGACAACTGACAACGAAGACGATGAAGCACCAGAGGAAATTGAGTTTAAGAAAAAGCTCAGAGACGCTCAAACGCCATTATACTCGGATTGTCTCAAGCACACAAAGGTTTCAGCTATCATGGGACTTTACAGATTCAAGGTTAAAAGTGGTGTGTCGGAGAACTACTTTGATCAGCTGTTGGTTTTACTTGAGGATTTGCTACCTGAAGACAATGTTCTTCCCAAGAGTTTAGCTGCAATCAAAAAATTTCTGAAGATCTTTGGGTTCGGCTACGACAGTATTCATGCTTGCAAGAATGATTGCATATTGTATAGGAAGGAGTATGAGAACCTAGAAAGCTGTCCAAGATGCAAAGTTTCAAGATGGGAAATGGATAAGCACAGTAATGAGTTAAAGGTGGGGATTCCGGCAAAGGTCCTTAGATATTTTCCAATCAAGGACAGGTTTAGGAGGATGTTTAGATCACAAAGGATGGCTGAAGATCTGCGTTGGCACTATACCAATGCCACTGAAGATGGTACAATGCGGCACCCTGTTGATTCTATCTCTTGGGCACAAGTGAATGCTAAATGGCCAGACTTTGCTGCTGATCCACGGAATCTTCGACTTGGGATTTCTACAGATGGGATGAACCCTTTCTCCATGCAAAGCACCAATCACAGCACATGGCCAGTGTTGTTAGTGAACTATAACACGCCTCCAACCATGTGTATGAAGGCTGAGAATATAATGCTGACTTTGTTGATCCCTGGTCCTACTGCTCCTGGTAACAACATTGATGTTTACCTAGCACCACTGATAGACGATCTAAAGGATTTGTGGGCTGAGGGTATTGAAGTGTATGACTCATTTGCGAAGGAGAACTTTAATCTCAGAGCCTTGCTGCTTTGGAGTATCAGTGACTATCCAGCCTTAGGAACACTGTCTGGATGTAAAGTAAAGGGGAAACAAGCCTGCAATGTATGTGGAAAGGATACACCTGCAAGGTGGCTTAAGTTTAGCCGCAAGTTTGTCTACATGAGTAACAGAAGGAGACTACCGCCTGGCCATCGTTACAGATATAAAAAAGCTTGGTTTGACAACACTGTGGAGGAAGGGAATGCTAATAGGATACAAACAGGCGCTGAGATATATGAGACACTACAAGCTTTTACGAATGATTTTGGTAGACCTctagagaaggaaaaaaaaaggaaaagactagagttggaagatgatgaGAGGTTACAAGAAGAAGAGTGTGAAGAATCAAATGAACTATGGCGGtggaagaagagatcaataTTCTTTGATCTACCTTACTGGAAG GAGTTGCCTGTTCGTCACAATATTGATGTTATGCACGTAGAAAAGAATGTGTCCGATGCTATATTGTCTCTGTTGATGCAAAGTGCGAAGTCAAAAGATGGGTTGAAAGCAAGAAAAGACTTAGAAGATATTGGAATCAGAAAGCACTTGCACACAGAGGTGAGGGGAAAGAAAACATACTTACCTCCTGCTGCCTACTGGTTATCGAAGAGAGAGAAGACCATTTTCTGCCAAAGGTTAGCTAAGTTTAGAGGCCCTGATGGTTATTGTGGTAATATTGCGAATAGTGTTTCAGTTAACCCTCCAAATATTGGTAGTTTAAAGTCGCATGATCATCATGTCTTAGTACAGAACTTGTTACCAGCTGCATTAAGAGGGTTGTTACATAGGGGTCCTAGGATAGCCATAAATAGATTATGCAGTTACTTCAACAGGTTGTGTCAGCGCATCATTGACCCAGAGAAACTTATATCCATGGAGACAGAGTTTGTGGAGACAATGTGTCAGCTGGAGCGCTTCTTCCCTCCAGCCCTTTTTGATATCATGTTTCACCTTCCACTACATTTATCAAGAGAGGCACGGTTGGGAGGACCAGTTCACTTCCGATGGATGTATCCCTTCGAAAG GTACATGAAAACACTAAAGGCTTTTGTTAAGAATTATGCAAGGCCAGAAGCATGTATGGCTGAGGCGTATTTAGCTGGAGAATGTGTTGCATTTTGTTTAGAGTTCCTTAAAGAATCAGTACCAGTTCAAGAAGCAGTTAATCGTAATGAAGATGTTGAGGCTGATAGAATGGTGGTTGAAGGCCGACCTCTGCAGAAGGGTATAGAGGTTACCCTGTCAGATAAAGATAGAGACATTGCACATCGATATGTGCTAATGAACATGGCATCTTTGGATCCCTTTCTTGAGTAA
- the LOC125589230 gene encoding uncharacterized protein LOC125589230: protein MHLEELQAKDARLAKNETLLWKNHTEHFTEWLKNKIHLDSKDSHSKEIRWLAFGPRNVALAHKGFIINGQRFHTDAVKLKTQNSGVTYEAFSMCRSSARDMRQVADMITYYGVIKEILVIDYHMFKVPLFRCNWANTANGVKEEDGFTLVNLHMNQAAYLKDPFILPSQAKQVFYSREDDASNWYVVMRAPPKGYHELETEEDLGGAPLPVQEVDDMGDDMDDDSVYVRDDCEGLFVVD from the exons ATGCATTTGGAAGAGTTGCAAGCTAAGGATGCTCGATTGGCTAAAAATGAAACTTTGTTATGGAAAAACCATACTGAACACTTTACAGAATGGCTTAAAAATAAG ATTCATTTAGACTCAAAAGATAGTCATTCTAAGGAGATAAGGTGGTTGGCATTTGGACCAAGAAATGTTGCTTTAGCACATAAAGGATTCATCATCAATGGCCAACGGTTTCATACTGATGCGGTCAAGCTGAAGACACAAAACAGTGGAGTAACTTATGAAGCCTTTAGCATGTGTAGATCAAGTGCAAGAGATATGAGACAGGTCGCGGATATGATTACATACTATGGAGTGATAAAGGAGATTTTGGTCATCGACTATCACATGTTCAAAGTGCCACTCTTTAGATGCAACTGGGCAAACACAGCGAATGGTGTGAAGGAAGAAGATGGCTTCACTCTTGTTAACCTTCATATGAACCAAGCAGCCTATTTGAAAGATCCATTCATTCTACCTTCTCAAGCGAAACAGGTTTTCTACTCTAGAGAGGATGATGCTTCAAATTGGTATGTTGTTATGAGAGCACCACCTAAAGGTTATCATGAGTTGGAAACAGAAGAGGATTTAGGTGGTGCTCCTTTACCtgtccaagaagttgatgatatgGGTGATGATATGGATGATGATAGTGTATATGTTAGGGATGATTGTGAAGGTTTATTTGTGGTAGATTGA